The Coleofasciculus chthonoplastes PCC 7420 genome includes a region encoding these proteins:
- a CDS encoding NAD(P)/FAD-dependent oxidoreductase, protein MTYPIHQTVILGGGFTGLFTALHLAHHHYPRSVILIDRDERFCFKPLLYEYCSGEMDAQNVVPRFDQLLQDSGVVFVQDTVQDIDLTQREVKLVSGTTYNYSNLVLSLGSVTGYFGVEGAKENAFPLRTQQNAIAIDQQLRDCLQRAVQTIDPYIRRQLLTVAVIGAGPSGVEMAATLADLLPHWYEALGGTPEDIRIVLINHGSQILKGDINDPLREPTYQELQKRAVPVELIMEAQATAIRPDAVEYKKDDKTHTLPTSTAIWTTGTSTNPLIKNLPIPKDKRDHHGRPYVTPTLQLLDFPEVFAGGDCAAIQDNSLPPTAQVAYQQGQAIADNLFALAFDRQLLPAQVNIRGTLLKLGINNGAANLFEKFEVTGEMGHLIRQGTYLELLPTPARNLKITAQWLQDEIFHRYLSDGNLNRAVKVAQVVGGVAVGAIAAKKLINAIGNNKGTS, encoded by the coding sequence ATGACTTATCCAATTCATCAAACAGTCATTCTTGGCGGTGGCTTTACGGGACTTTTTACCGCCCTGCATTTGGCTCATCACCATTATCCACGCAGTGTTATCCTGATTGATCGAGATGAACGCTTTTGTTTTAAGCCGTTGCTCTATGAATATTGCAGTGGCGAAATGGATGCTCAAAACGTTGTCCCCCGGTTTGATCAACTTCTACAGGATAGCGGTGTGGTTTTTGTTCAAGATACGGTACAAGACATAGATTTAACGCAACGGGAGGTAAAATTAGTCTCAGGCACAACCTATAATTACAGTAATTTAGTCTTGTCATTAGGGAGTGTGACGGGATATTTTGGTGTTGAAGGTGCTAAGGAAAATGCATTCCCCTTACGCACCCAACAGAATGCGATCGCGATCGATCAGCAACTTCGGGATTGTCTACAACGCGCGGTGCAAACTATCGATCCCTACATCCGCCGTCAACTGCTCACCGTCGCCGTGATTGGTGCTGGACCCTCTGGGGTGGAGATGGCTGCAACGTTAGCGGATTTACTCCCTCATTGGTATGAGGCGTTAGGGGGTACTCCAGAGGATATTCGTATCGTTTTAATTAATCATGGTTCGCAAATCCTCAAAGGTGACATTAATGATCCGTTACGGGAACCCACCTATCAGGAGTTGCAAAAACGCGCCGTACCTGTGGAATTGATTATGGAGGCGCAAGCCACAGCCATTCGCCCTGATGCGGTTGAGTATAAGAAAGATGATAAAACTCATACCTTACCTACATCAACTGCTATCTGGACAACAGGAACCAGTACCAATCCTTTAATTAAAAATCTACCGATTCCCAAAGACAAGCGGGATCATCACGGGCGCCCCTACGTGACACCTACACTGCAATTATTGGATTTTCCAGAGGTTTTTGCAGGAGGCGATTGTGCGGCGATTCAAGACAATTCCTTACCCCCAACCGCCCAGGTAGCCTATCAACAAGGGCAAGCGATCGCGGATAATTTATTTGCCTTAGCGTTTGATCGTCAACTTCTACCAGCTCAGGTGAATATCCGAGGAACATTGCTCAAACTGGGTATCAATAACGGTGCGGCTAACCTGTTTGAAAAGTTTGAAGTCACCGGAGAAATGGGTCATTTAATTCGTCAAGGTACTTATCTGGAACTCTTGCCTACACCAGCTCGTAATTTAAAGATTACAGCACAATGGCTGCAAGATGAAATTTTCCATCGCTATCTCTCTGATGGTAATCTGAATCGGGCAGTTAAGGTGGCGCAAGTCGTTGGCGGTGTTGCTGTGGGTGCGATTGCGGCGAAAAAATTAATTAACGCGATCGGCAATAATAAAGGTACATCTTAA